One genomic window of Ruminococcus gauvreauii includes the following:
- a CDS encoding SDR family NAD(P)-dependent oxidoreductase, with protein sequence MRTIEEEMRGKVAIVTGGNTGIGYGCAEAFADAGMKVVISARREKLGTEAAGKITERGGGECVFFPCDVSLPEQVKALVDFTVQKYGRLDAIVNNAGYVPPHQDCCDMSIESYENVIRCNLMGEFYGCHFAIPHLRKTKGAIVNMSSIISRVGQEQTCGYSSTKGGINSLTQTLSIEEARHGVRVNAICPGHIVTELFYTEMKRAADPEAYADRCDHYSWLGRGGTPEEVGKTALFLISPWAGYITGVCLNVSGGMEFGTIPKYYAFDE encoded by the coding sequence ATGAGAACAATCGAAGAGGAAATGCGGGGCAAGGTGGCGATCGTCACAGGCGGTAATACGGGGATCGGATACGGATGTGCCGAGGCATTCGCCGATGCCGGTATGAAGGTTGTAATCTCGGCGAGACGGGAAAAACTGGGGACAGAAGCGGCCGGAAAGATTACAGAGCGCGGCGGGGGCGAGTGTGTCTTCTTCCCCTGCGATGTCTCCCTGCCGGAGCAGGTGAAGGCGCTGGTGGATTTTACCGTCCAAAAATACGGCAGGCTGGATGCAATTGTCAACAATGCCGGCTACGTGCCGCCGCATCAGGATTGCTGTGATATGTCCATCGAGAGCTATGAAAATGTGATCCGATGCAACCTGATGGGAGAGTTCTACGGGTGCCATTTTGCTATCCCGCATCTTAGGAAGACAAAAGGGGCGATCGTCAATATGTCCAGCATCATTTCCAGGGTGGGGCAGGAGCAGACATGCGGCTATTCGTCCACCAAGGGAGGGATCAATTCCCTGACGCAGACGCTGTCCATCGAGGAGGCACGGCACGGGGTGCGGGTCAATGCCATCTGCCCGGGCCATATCGTGACGGAGCTCTTCTATACGGAAATGAAGCGGGCAGCGGATCCCGAGGCTTATGCGGACCGGTGCGATCACTATTCGTGGCTGGGGCGCGGCGGTACGCCGGAGGAGGTGGGGAAAACAGCCCTGTTTCTGATCAGCCCCTGGGCGGGATACATCACAGGTGTGTGCCTGAACGTGTCCGGCGGCATGGAATTTGGGACAATCCCCAAGTACTATGCGTTCGATGAATAG
- a CDS encoding uroporphyrinogen decarboxylase family protein: MSTEVMSGRERILAALKMQEVDRVPCVPLIVPYTAAQFPEDAPYYLPDIMKAAGHEVWTQIASDYNAMWVPTPDSGVRQSRSFKNGDLTITYETPVGTICEILRSGINSSMNPHVKHMICSVEDLKVFKYILEHSVMYGYSTKPIDDFNRANTGDDGILANIIPLSPLQDFLNYKAGVDNTYYIEDEDPDLFTEVMELYHQQNLQVVRKVAEESDAEVFVQAENISSTIMSPSHYEKYVLDYDNEYADILHEHGKIHVVHMCGKLQAMFPQIAQGKFDCVSDIAPEPTGNTELWEAAAALPNHAVKGGIGVGPFTSPDPHDCYLKAMEILEKTSGRRGVLLGSADSVPCGTTMEHLKEIRRAVDDFYA, from the coding sequence ATGAGTACAGAAGTAATGAGCGGCAGAGAGAGGATCCTTGCCGCATTGAAAATGCAGGAGGTTGACCGTGTTCCCTGCGTACCGCTGATCGTGCCTTACACAGCGGCGCAGTTTCCCGAAGATGCGCCATATTATCTTCCTGATATTATGAAGGCGGCCGGCCACGAGGTCTGGACACAGATTGCATCTGACTATAACGCCATGTGGGTGCCGACTCCGGACAGTGGCGTCAGACAATCCCGTTCCTTCAAAAATGGAGACCTTACGATCACCTATGAGACTCCGGTGGGAACGATCTGTGAGATTCTGCGCAGCGGCATCAACAGTTCCATGAACCCGCACGTTAAACATATGATCTGTTCGGTGGAGGATTTGAAGGTGTTCAAATATATTCTGGAACACAGCGTTATGTATGGGTACAGCACGAAACCGATCGATGATTTCAACCGGGCCAATACCGGCGACGATGGAATTCTTGCCAATATCATTCCGCTTTCACCGCTGCAGGATTTTCTCAATTACAAGGCCGGTGTTGACAATACGTATTACATCGAGGATGAAGATCCGGATCTATTTACAGAGGTGATGGAGCTTTACCATCAGCAAAATCTGCAGGTGGTTCGCAAGGTTGCTGAAGAGAGCGATGCGGAGGTGTTCGTGCAGGCGGAAAATATCAGCTCGACGATCATGTCCCCGTCCCACTATGAAAAATATGTGCTGGATTATGACAATGAGTATGCTGATATTCTGCATGAGCACGGAAAAATCCATGTTGTCCATATGTGCGGAAAGCTGCAGGCCATGTTTCCGCAAATTGCACAGGGCAAGTTTGACTGCGTCAGTGACATTGCACCGGAGCCGACCGGCAATACAGAGCTCTGGGAGGCAGCGGCAGCACTGCCGAACCATGCGGTCAAGGGCGGTATCGGAGTCGGACCGTTCACCTCACCCGATCCGCATGACTGCTATCTCAAGGCGATGGAGATCCTTGAAAAAACCAGCGGCAGAAGAGGCGTATTGTTAGGTTCCGCTGATTCCGTCCCCTGCGGCACGACCATGGAGCATTTAAAAGAAATCCGGCGCGCGGTCGATGATTTTTATGCATAA
- a CDS encoding SCP2 sterol-binding domain-containing protein — protein MSSVKEFINKIPEYFDEEKGCESDLTIVYDIHDMGEKYTIRIKNGACTVEPEGSDDYDVKLRMTSDNYLKTVYGVASELAYWMGTIRFIGKRLAYEELQYCLNIPADSGIMNL, from the coding sequence ATGAGTTCAGTAAAGGAATTTATTAATAAAATACCGGAGTATTTTGATGAAGAGAAAGGTTGCGAGAGTGATCTGACGATTGTCTATGATATCCATGATATGGGAGAGAAGTATACGATCCGAATCAAAAATGGCGCCTGTACCGTAGAGCCGGAGGGCAGTGACGACTATGATGTAAAGCTGCGCATGACCTCCGACAATTACCTGAAAACCGTGTATGGAGTTGCGTCGGAGCTGGCGTACTGGATGGGAACCATTCGATTTATTGGAAAACGACTTGCCTATGAGGAGCTGCAGTACTGCCTCAATATACCGGCGGACAGCGGGATCATGAACTTATAA
- a CDS encoding SMP-30/gluconolactonase/LRE family protein: MEKPTVVNEYRATLGEGPCWDHERRKLWWIDGLSEFGRGNDLHCYDPRSDEDKCWHIGKHIGCAIPAADGRILLNLQDGIYLFDTGKQELEEISDLEREITNNRINDGKCDSRGRLWFGTMSMTANQPERKFEITGSFYKLEHDGRIRKYFGNVGISNGIAWNRDETKMYYVDTTPQSIYEFDFEVEAGEIANRTPIIEIDLAEGSPDGMTIDAEGMLWVAHFGGWKVSRWDPVRRKKLMEIPLPCAQVTCCAFGGKDMGTLYITTASIGLTEQEREQQPLAGAMFAVRPGVRGVTANKFRWRA, translated from the coding sequence GTGGAAAAACCGACAGTTGTAAATGAATACAGAGCTACGCTGGGGGAAGGGCCGTGCTGGGATCACGAGCGCAGAAAACTCTGGTGGATTGACGGATTAAGCGAATTTGGCAGGGGAAATGACCTGCACTGCTATGACCCACGAAGCGACGAGGACAAATGCTGGCATATCGGGAAGCACATCGGCTGTGCCATCCCTGCGGCGGACGGACGCATCCTGCTGAACCTCCAGGACGGCATCTATCTGTTTGATACCGGAAAACAGGAGCTGGAGGAAATCAGTGACCTGGAGCGGGAGATCACAAACAACCGCATCAATGATGGCAAATGTGATTCCCGGGGAAGGCTGTGGTTCGGGACGATGTCGATGACGGCCAACCAGCCGGAGCGCAAGTTCGAGATCACCGGAAGCTTTTACAAGCTGGAGCATGACGGGCGGATCAGGAAGTATTTCGGAAACGTGGGTATCTCCAACGGCATCGCCTGGAATCGGGATGAGACGAAGATGTATTATGTGGACACGACGCCGCAGAGTATTTACGAGTTTGATTTCGAGGTAGAAGCAGGAGAGATCGCAAACAGGACGCCGATCATTGAGATCGATTTGGCGGAGGGCTCGCCGGACGGCATGACCATCGACGCTGAGGGTATGCTGTGGGTCGCCCACTTCGGCGGCTGGAAGGTGTCCCGCTGGGATCCGGTGCGAAGGAAGAAGCTGATGGAGATTCCCCTTCCATGCGCCCAGGTGACCTGCTGTGCCTTTGGCGGCAAAGACATGGGGACGCTCTATATCACTACAGCCTCGATCGGCCTTACGGAACAGGAGAGAGAGCAGCAGCCTCTGGCGGGCGCCATGTTTGCCGTGCGGCCGGGAGTCAGAGGGGTAACCGCAAATAAATTCAGATGGAGAGCATAG
- a CDS encoding MFS transporter: MKKIETFSGYRFLIMALLVINTVVMYMSYSIAVPMLTTISQSLKTDIGTAGIIVTAVLLTMGVMMLLGSDLVIVRVGSKHAIVIAFAAVITGNLMAGLSGSFPVILAGRALLGLGVGLNSVACVSSGTMWLPPRERPLLFSFIQIGVACGTFAAYNAAIPLLTALGGWQNVFLAMAALEFIFLLIWMCVGKDNKEYQPEHVKKKDKGGAFAAVVKRRDVWLMALYVCVLMFAQSCMLTYMPTYLELVRGYSAQTASAYAGFISVANMAGGFIAGVVSAAVGRRKPVCIVGNIVGFIALLMLFNSLGTVFLIVTLITYGVFSSMFSPLMQTMSTEIDGATPEIASMAYAMMFGLGSFVSFFTPMILSVLMKHMELQQAMYCFAVISIVGPVICFFIKDTGPKAKEKQEKKLKFRGNNEWERL; encoded by the coding sequence ATGAAAAAAATTGAAACATTTTCAGGCTATCGATTCTTGATCATGGCGCTGCTGGTGATCAATACGGTAGTCATGTATATGTCTTACAGCATTGCGGTTCCGATGCTGACGACGATTTCACAAAGCTTAAAAACAGACATCGGTACGGCGGGTATTATCGTCACGGCTGTCCTCCTGACTATGGGTGTCATGATGCTGCTGGGCAGTGATCTTGTAATCGTCAGGGTTGGCTCCAAACATGCGATTGTGATTGCATTTGCCGCTGTGATTACAGGCAATCTGATGGCGGGGCTGTCAGGAAGCTTCCCGGTCATACTGGCGGGGCGGGCGCTTCTGGGACTGGGAGTCGGCCTTAATTCTGTGGCCTGTGTCTCAAGTGGAACTATGTGGCTGCCGCCCAGGGAGAGACCGCTGCTATTTTCTTTTATCCAGATCGGGGTTGCCTGCGGCACCTTTGCGGCATACAATGCTGCAATTCCGCTGCTAACTGCCCTGGGCGGATGGCAGAACGTATTTCTGGCAATGGCTGCACTGGAATTTATCTTTCTGCTTATATGGATGTGTGTCGGAAAAGATAATAAAGAATATCAGCCGGAACATGTAAAAAAGAAGGACAAAGGCGGGGCGTTCGCGGCAGTAGTGAAACGAAGGGATGTCTGGCTTATGGCGCTCTATGTATGTGTGCTGATGTTCGCCCAGTCCTGTATGCTTACCTATATGCCGACCTATCTGGAACTGGTGCGCGGTTACAGCGCCCAGACAGCGTCTGCCTATGCGGGTTTCATATCTGTTGCGAATATGGCCGGCGGTTTTATAGCAGGGGTTGTCTCGGCGGCTGTCGGAAGACGGAAGCCGGTCTGCATCGTGGGAAATATAGTGGGCTTCATCGCACTTTTAATGTTATTTAACAGCCTGGGTACGGTATTTCTGATCGTTACACTGATCACTTACGGTGTATTTTCAAGTATGTTTTCGCCGCTGATGCAGACGATGTCAACGGAAATCGACGGGGCAACGCCCGAGATCGCCAGTATGGCCTATGCAATGATGTTCGGGCTTGGCAGCTTTGTATCATTTTTTACGCCCATGATCCTGTCGGTCCTTATGAAACATATGGAGCTTCAGCAGGCGATGTACTGTTTTGCGGTGATCAGTATTGTGGGACCGGTTATTTGCTTTTTTATAAAGGATACCGGACCGAAGGCAAAAGAAAAACAAGAGAAAAAACTAAAATTTAGGGGGAACAACGAATGGGAACGACTTTAA
- a CDS encoding MerR family transcriptional regulator, whose amino-acid sequence MRIKDVSEKTGLSRRAIRLYIDEKLISPASGCNGYYDFSDEDVKTLSTIKNLRDIGITIDNIRVVLKDPKCAIYILMAHKQKLRMELELKKQQYSFSDQLLNELLSKPFTKFRGMIDSFDFSINRPDPNRPIDNADAELLLSGFLSIFPLDSDWDEFRLFLFERLKKAYMNDQSDDLKIQRNVLYASESSVEQVEECNAYYRTAYSRIASLTDSTLPAFVDEMFEHVREHLTTPLWVKYWNKAYTSMTRPSFSLYNKNVVKIMCQFSPMFAAYYENYLAVCQSFIEKLESEDGRELRDLIYEKLGSSFYVYDYNNIIRLFFFGDSPGELSAITP is encoded by the coding sequence ATGAGAATCAAAGACGTTTCTGAAAAAACCGGACTCAGCCGGCGTGCCATACGGCTTTACATCGACGAAAAACTGATAAGCCCGGCAAGCGGGTGTAATGGATATTATGATTTTTCTGATGAAGATGTAAAAACACTGAGCACCATCAAGAATCTTCGGGATATCGGCATTACCATCGACAATATCCGCGTGGTCCTGAAAGACCCCAAATGTGCAATCTACATACTGATGGCTCATAAACAAAAGCTGCGAATGGAACTCGAACTGAAAAAACAGCAGTATTCCTTCAGCGACCAGCTGCTCAATGAACTGCTCAGCAAGCCTTTTACAAAGTTTCGAGGTATGATTGACTCTTTTGATTTTTCTATCAACAGGCCTGATCCGAACCGTCCCATTGACAATGCAGATGCAGAGCTGCTTCTCAGCGGTTTTCTCAGCATCTTTCCATTGGACAGTGATTGGGATGAATTCCGGCTGTTTCTGTTCGAGCGTTTGAAAAAGGCGTATATGAACGACCAGTCGGACGACCTCAAAATTCAGCGGAATGTCTTATATGCCTCCGAATCTTCCGTCGAACAGGTGGAAGAATGCAACGCCTATTACAGGACTGCGTACTCCCGGATTGCCTCCCTCACAGACTCCACTCTTCCTGCCTTTGTTGATGAAATGTTCGAGCATGTGAGAGAACACCTCACGACACCCCTGTGGGTCAAATACTGGAATAAAGCCTACACTTCAATGACCCGGCCAAGTTTTTCACTCTACAATAAAAATGTGGTTAAAATCATGTGTCAGTTTTCTCCCATGTTTGCCGCCTACTATGAAAATTACCTTGCCGTCTGCCAGTCATTTATCGAAAAACTGGAATCTGAAGATGGCCGGGAGCTCAGGGATTTAATTTATGAAAAACTCGGGAGTTCCTTTTATGTCTACGATTACAACAATATTATCCGGTTGTTTTTCTTTGGAGACAGTCCCGGCGAATTATCGGCGATCACCCCGTAA
- a CDS encoding MFS transporter: MGTTLKPKSTLFEKIIYGIGGAGSQFVWTFMSMYMTVYYTNSVGIAAAVAGTMMLVARLLDGVSDLLFSWVIKRCHFKLGKIRPWFLICAPLLGISLIACFNVPASLSEAGTVVYIYITYSFTAAVSYTIYNLAASAILPIMSYDEQDRVTLSSSYMFLLMGGVMVLVYLSPILLGLWGGQAELGAWSKLSVVYAIVVTVTVALMGIFIKEKEMPEELLEDHKEQATVGNRKAMSYMDILKIVLKNPYTWILLGMFTFYYLASGCAGINAYFWMYIHGDFAMTSYSTSSLLCNVANLIMILLTPFFAGKIGTKRFVIGGLVFYLAVSVGMIFTARSVIGTMVLMALKTLGMAPITAVIYSFVADLTDVVAQKTNGENPSEVVSMCSSIGTKIGSGVGAALVGWCLTWVGWNAVETVQTTATQNGIIGVFIGLPAAALLICLIFVCIWNPKKGQKKERV, encoded by the coding sequence ATGGGAACGACTTTAAAACCAAAATCGACACTATTTGAGAAGATTATTTACGGTATCGGTGGTGCCGGTTCACAGTTTGTGTGGACGTTCATGTCCATGTACATGACGGTTTACTATACAAACAGCGTCGGCATTGCGGCTGCCGTAGCGGGTACCATGATGCTGGTGGCAAGGCTCCTGGATGGCGTCAGTGATCTCCTCTTCTCATGGGTCATAAAAAGATGTCACTTTAAACTGGGAAAGATCCGGCCGTGGTTTCTCATCTGCGCGCCGCTTCTTGGGATCAGTCTGATCGCATGCTTTAATGTTCCGGCGTCGCTTTCGGAGGCAGGTACGGTCGTTTACATCTACATTACCTATTCCTTTACCGCAGCGGTCTCGTATACCATTTACAATCTGGCAGCATCCGCGATCCTGCCTATTATGTCTTATGACGAACAGGACAGGGTTACACTCAGTTCCTCATATATGTTTCTTCTTATGGGCGGTGTGATGGTACTTGTATACCTGTCGCCAATTCTTCTTGGGCTTTGGGGCGGTCAGGCAGAGCTGGGTGCCTGGAGTAAGCTGTCTGTCGTGTATGCAATTGTGGTCACGGTTACGGTGGCTCTCATGGGCATTTTTATTAAAGAAAAGGAGATGCCGGAAGAACTGCTGGAAGATCATAAAGAGCAGGCAACAGTCGGAAACAGAAAGGCTATGTCATACATGGATATCCTGAAGATCGTTCTTAAAAACCCATACACGTGGATCCTTCTCGGAATGTTTACGTTTTATTATCTCGCCAGTGGCTGCGCAGGGATTAATGCTTATTTCTGGATGTATATCCATGGGGACTTTGCGATGACATCGTACAGTACATCTTCTCTGCTCTGCAATGTTGCGAACCTTATTATGATACTGCTCACGCCGTTTTTTGCCGGAAAAATCGGCACAAAGAGGTTTGTAATCGGAGGTTTGGTTTTTTATCTGGCAGTAAGTGTGGGAATGATATTTACAGCAAGAAGCGTTATCGGAACGATGGTTTTGATGGCATTAAAGACGCTTGGCATGGCTCCTATCACGGCTGTCATTTATTCCTTTGTCGCTGATCTGACAGATGTAGTCGCCCAGAAGACAAATGGTGAAAACCCCTCAGAGGTCGTTTCCATGTGCTCCAGCATCGGCACCAAGATCGGATCCGGTGTGGGGGCTGCGCTGGTGGGCTGGTGTCTCACGTGGGTAGGATGGAATGCAGTCGAGACGGTTCAGACAACAGCAACACAGAATGGCATTATCGGGGTATTTATTGGACTTCCTGCCGCTGCTCTACTGATCTGTCTTATCTTTGTCTGCATCTGGAATCCAAAAAAAGGCCAGAAAAAAGAAAGGGTATAA
- a CDS encoding MFS transporter — protein sequence MSTKYKKTVYACFIGYIVQAIVNNFAPLLFVTFQTTYQIPLAKIALLIAANFTIQLLIDLLSVGFIDKIGYRASVVTAHIFTVIGLCLLAVLPELFADAFTGILTAVIIYGIGGGLLEVLLSPILEACPTDHKEKAMSLLHSFYCWGHMGVVLMSTLFFALFGLKNWKVLIVLWALIPAVNTVLFLKVPIYSLQEEHEGSLSLKTLCTRKIFWVMMLMMLGAGASEQAVSQWASAFAEQGLGISKTVGDLAGPMAFAMLMGLARLIYGTYGERIDLNRFIKGSCLLCIASYAGTALIPHPAAGLLGCALCGFSVGILWPGTFSKASALIKGGGTALFALLALAGDLGCAAGPALAGAVSGCFGNDLHAGILAAMIFPVLTLVGAVMAGRRSVCLLPLRCVHVGTDESAGYQNLIKKKIRGKS from the coding sequence ATGAGTACCAAGTATAAAAAAACCGTGTACGCCTGTTTCATCGGCTATATCGTGCAGGCGATTGTCAATAATTTTGCTCCCCTGTTGTTTGTCACCTTTCAAACGACGTATCAGATACCGCTTGCGAAGATTGCCCTGCTCATTGCAGCTAATTTTACGATTCAGCTGCTGATCGACCTGTTGTCAGTTGGATTTATAGATAAAATCGGTTATCGGGCATCGGTGGTCACTGCTCATATTTTCACCGTAATCGGGTTATGCCTGCTGGCAGTACTGCCGGAACTGTTTGCTGATGCATTCACCGGCATTCTGACCGCGGTGATCATCTATGGGATCGGCGGCGGGCTGCTCGAGGTTCTGCTCAGTCCGATCCTTGAGGCATGTCCCACGGATCACAAAGAGAAGGCGATGAGCCTGCTGCATTCCTTTTACTGCTGGGGACATATGGGCGTGGTGCTGATGTCAACTCTCTTTTTTGCATTGTTTGGTCTGAAAAACTGGAAGGTGCTGATCGTGCTATGGGCACTGATTCCTGCGGTCAATACGGTACTGTTTCTCAAGGTGCCCATCTACTCCCTGCAGGAGGAGCATGAAGGGAGCCTCAGTCTCAAAACGCTGTGCACCCGGAAGATTTTTTGGGTGATGATGCTGATGATGCTGGGGGCCGGCGCCAGTGAGCAGGCGGTCAGTCAATGGGCCTCAGCATTTGCTGAGCAGGGACTCGGCATCAGCAAAACAGTCGGCGACCTGGCCGGACCGATGGCATTCGCCATGCTGATGGGGCTCGCGCGGCTGATCTATGGGACATATGGGGAGAGGATTGATCTGAACCGCTTTATCAAAGGCAGCTGCCTGCTCTGCATTGCATCCTATGCGGGAACCGCCCTGATCCCGCATCCGGCCGCAGGACTGCTCGGCTGTGCTCTGTGTGGGTTTTCCGTGGGGATCCTCTGGCCGGGAACCTTCAGCAAAGCCTCGGCGCTGATCAAAGGCGGCGGCACGGCTCTCTTCGCCCTCCTGGCTCTTGCGGGGGATCTGGGATGCGCCGCCGGTCCGGCGCTGGCCGGCGCCGTCTCAGGCTGCTTCGGCAATGATCTGCATGCCGGAATCCTGGCGGCGATGATCTTTCCGGTTCTCACGCTGGTCGGAGCGGTGATGGCTGGGCGAAGGAGCGTGTGTCTTCTTCCCCTGCGATGCGTCCATGTCGGAACAGATGAAAGCGCTGGATATCAAAATTTGATAAAAAAGAAGATAAGAGGAAAATCATGA
- a CDS encoding zinc-dependent alcohol dehydrogenase, with protein sequence MKALVKEGKGREGMVLKDIPVPEPEPGEVRIAIKAAGICGSDIHAMLDERKTALPVVLGHEFVGMIEKMCGDCGDLKVGDWVTGIPACYNCGECIYCQKGEVTLCPDHKSVGVFKNGSMAEYMVMPAKFCYKVAEDSEDKINYAAAEPLACAVRGVYERIDVKPGDVAVVSGPGAVGLFTLQALKSRGAYVIVSGLPADHHRLEMAKRLGADRVVDSFEQLQEAVYAKNPEGADIVCEASGAAPSLDVCFRIIKIHGTLLQIGMYGSDIKCNFNTLFDKELYVTSTNSTATTTWEITMDLLNKCKVDLSPIISLKLPLEEWEKGFDATINKTAFKVLLIP encoded by the coding sequence ATGAAAGCATTGGTAAAAGAAGGAAAAGGCCGCGAGGGGATGGTGCTGAAGGATATCCCGGTTCCGGAGCCGGAACCGGGGGAGGTCCGCATTGCCATCAAAGCGGCGGGAATCTGCGGATCGGACATCCATGCGATGTTGGATGAACGGAAAACGGCGCTGCCGGTAGTCCTGGGCCATGAGTTTGTCGGCATGATTGAAAAGATGTGCGGGGACTGCGGCGATCTGAAGGTCGGAGACTGGGTGACAGGCATTCCCGCCTGCTATAACTGCGGGGAGTGCATCTACTGTCAAAAGGGCGAGGTGACCCTCTGCCCGGATCACAAATCCGTGGGTGTGTTCAAGAATGGAAGCATGGCGGAGTACATGGTGATGCCGGCGAAGTTCTGCTACAAGGTGGCGGAAGACAGTGAAGACAAGATCAACTATGCGGCCGCGGAGCCGCTGGCCTGCGCGGTGCGGGGCGTCTATGAGCGCATCGATGTAAAGCCGGGCGATGTGGCGGTGGTCAGCGGTCCGGGAGCGGTGGGTCTGTTTACACTGCAGGCATTAAAAAGCCGCGGCGCCTATGTGATCGTGTCCGGCCTTCCGGCGGATCATCACCGGCTGGAGATGGCAAAACGGCTCGGGGCCGACCGCGTCGTGGACAGCTTTGAACAGCTGCAGGAGGCGGTTTATGCAAAAAATCCGGAGGGCGCGGACATTGTCTGCGAGGCCAGTGGTGCGGCCCCGTCCCTGGACGTGTGTTTTCGGATTATTAAAATCCACGGCACGCTTCTGCAGATCGGCATGTACGGCAGTGATATCAAATGCAATTTTAATACCTTATTTGACAAAGAACTGTATGTGACCTCGACCAACTCCACGGCTACGACGACCTGGGAGATCACGATGGATCTGCTCAACAAATGCAAGGTGGACTTAAGCCCGATCATCAGCCTGAAGCTGCCGCTTGAGGAGTGGGAAAAGGGGTTTGACGCGACTATTAACAAGACAGCGTTTAAAGTACTGTTAATCCCATAG
- a CDS encoding GH1 family beta-glucosidase, whose amino-acid sequence MAKYEFPKDFLWGVATGSYQIEGAWNEDGKGESIWDRMVHTPGRIMDGTTADVTVDFYHKYEQDLEMMAELGYKSFLYTFSWPRIIPDGDGEVNPKGVAYYRNVLKKCRELGMHTMMVLYHWDLPQTLQDRGGWTNREMVGWFTNYAKVCYREFGDLVDDWITFVEPNSVLYGYTGSGMAPGYNDRSAMLLAGHNLFMSHGAAVKAFRETGLKSRIGIKLWFYEIKPQNPDDPRDLEAVEMANLCEHDYYCGPLLKGEYPEKLMNAYQNAGVVLPKITPEDMELICQPLDFVGLNNYTRFYAKADPAKWPLGYAQSMAIFGKTDVEATPYQWEFSKTSMYHAAHYLYDNYPVKEIIVTESGCANNDWVDFDGTVNDTNRIILLKSVLMQLHKLIEEGVPVTGYHIWSLFDNFEWLMGLSIRFGIVHVNYETLRRTPKASAYWYSDVIKNNGLEV is encoded by the coding sequence ATGGCAAAATATGAATTTCCAAAAGATTTCTTATGGGGTGTGGCGACAGGTTCCTACCAGATCGAGGGCGCATGGAACGAGGACGGAAAAGGAGAGAGCATCTGGGACAGGATGGTGCACACGCCTGGCCGGATCATGGATGGTACGACGGCTGATGTAACGGTAGACTTTTATCATAAGTATGAGCAGGATCTTGAAATGATGGCGGAACTGGGCTATAAGAGTTTTCTCTATACGTTCAGCTGGCCGCGGATTATCCCGGACGGAGACGGTGAAGTAAATCCCAAAGGGGTCGCATATTACCGCAATGTATTGAAAAAATGCAGGGAGCTGGGCATGCATACGATGATGGTTCTGTATCACTGGGATCTGCCGCAGACACTCCAGGACCGAGGCGGATGGACCAACAGAGAGATGGTCGGCTGGTTCACGAACTATGCGAAGGTATGTTACCGGGAATTCGGCGATCTGGTTGACGACTGGATTACCTTTGTCGAGCCAAACAGCGTGCTTTACGGCTATACGGGAAGCGGTATGGCGCCGGGCTATAACGATCGCAGTGCCATGCTGCTGGCAGGCCATAACCTGTTTATGAGTCACGGGGCAGCGGTAAAGGCCTTCCGGGAAACAGGGCTGAAAAGCCGCATCGGAATCAAACTCTGGTTTTATGAAATTAAACCTCAGAATCCTGATGACCCGCGGGATCTGGAGGCTGTTGAAATGGCAAATCTCTGTGAGCACGATTACTATTGTGGACCATTGCTGAAGGGAGAATACCCGGAAAAGCTGATGAATGCCTATCAGAATGCCGGTGTTGTCCTGCCGAAGATTACGCCGGAAGATATGGAGCTGATCTGCCAGCCCCTGGATTTTGTGGGACTGAACAATTATACCCGTTTTTATGCAAAGGCAGATCCGGCAAAATGGCCGCTGGGTTATGCCCAGAGCATGGCTATATTCGGAAAGACGGATGTAGAAGCAACGCCGTATCAGTGGGAGTTCAGTAAAACCTCCATGTATCACGCGGCTCACTATCTCTACGATAATTATCCGGTCAAAGAGATCATTGTCACCGAGAGCGGCTGCGCCAACAATGACTGGGTTGACTTTGACGGCACCGTCAACGATACCAACCGCATCATCCTTCTGAAGTCGGTGCTGATGCAGCTGCACAAGTTGATCGAGGAAGGCGTACCGGTAACCGGCTATCATATCTGGTCACTGTTTGACAACTTCGAGTGGCTGATGGGGCTTTCCATCCGCTTTGGTATCGTTCATGTGAATTATGAGACCCTCAGGAGGACACCGAAGGCCAGCGCGTACTGGTACTCCGATGTGATCAAAAACAATGGATTAGAAGTGTAA